One window of Candidatus Tiamatella incendiivivens genomic DNA carries:
- the rpmC gene encoding 50S ribosomal protein L29, which translates to MKISEIRNMTREERMKRLEELRNELISLNGKVKGGVVESPGKIKVVKRDIARILTINREEELKKA; encoded by the coding sequence ATGAAGATAAGTGAGATCAGAAATATGACAAGAGAGGAAAGGATGAAAAGACTAGAGGAACTTCGCAATGAACTAATCAGCCTTAACGGTAAAGTCAAAGGAGGAGTTGTTGAGAGTCCTGGTAAGATAAAGGTTGTCAAGAGAGACATCGCTCGCATACTGACCATTAACAGAGAAGAAGAACTAAAGAAAGCCTAG
- a CDS encoding ribonuclease P protein subunit → MRITSKNIVKQELIGLPVKIVRHSNRQLENIEGIVLWETKNMLWIKRQDDRVVKVFKSSGVFMFRLPDNTWVKVTGELINHRPEDRVKEAFRRG, encoded by the coding sequence TTGAGGATAACCAGTAAAAACATTGTAAAACAAGAACTGATAGGACTACCTGTAAAGATAGTTAGACATAGTAACAGGCAACTGGAAAACATTGAAGGAATAGTATTGTGGGAAACAAAGAATATGTTGTGGATCAAGCGCCAGGACGATCGCGTTGTTAAAGTATTTAAATCCAGTGGTGTATTTATGTTTAGACTACCAGATAATACCTGGGTTAAAGTAACCGGAGAACTAATAAACCACAGACCAGAAGATAGGGTGAAAGAGGCGTTTAGACGCGGGTAA
- a CDS encoding 30S ribosomal protein S17, with amino-acid sequence MPVKKLVKNVGIPGIEPPKRTCDSPYCPWHGKIKVRGVILTGEVVKSKTPSMVVVSHSYLYYSKKYKRYEKRTKKIHAYRPPCIDVKEGDIVVVSETRPISKTIKFVVIGHKKRVD; translated from the coding sequence TTGCCTGTAAAGAAACTGGTTAAAAATGTGGGGATACCTGGAATAGAACCGCCGAAAAGGACTTGTGATAGCCCGTATTGTCCATGGCATGGTAAGATTAAAGTTAGAGGAGTCATTCTCACCGGGGAAGTTGTGAAGTCAAAGACTCCTAGTATGGTAGTTGTCTCACATAGCTATCTCTACTATTCCAAGAAGTATAAGAGATATGAGAAGAGGACTAAGAAAATTCATGCTTACCGTCCTCCTTGCATTGACGTTAAGGAAGGAGATATAGTTGTAGTGAGCGAAACTCGTCCGATTTCGAAGACCATTAAATTTGTTGTAATAGGGCATAAGAAGAGGGTGGATTAA
- a CDS encoding 50S ribosomal protein L14: protein MPSKVKVSVSASRRKINAGLQVGSTVHTADNSGAKEVLIIGVPGYKGRLRRLAFAGVGDIVVVSVQKGTPNMRRQIVHAVIVRQKRPFRRPDGTWVAFEDNAVVIVNPDGTPRGSEIRGPIAKEAAERFPRIANLATLII from the coding sequence ATGCCGTCTAAGGTAAAGGTCAGTGTTTCGGCTTCTAGGAGAAAGATAAATGCTGGGCTTCAAGTGGGAAGTACTGTTCATACAGCGGATAATAGTGGTGCCAAGGAGGTTCTCATTATAGGAGTTCCCGGCTACAAAGGAAGGCTTAGGAGACTGGCTTTTGCAGGCGTAGGAGATATAGTAGTTGTCTCAGTCCAGAAAGGAACCCCAAACATGAGAAGACAGATAGTTCATGCAGTTATTGTACGTCAAAAACGACCCTTTAGAAGGCCGGATGGAACATGGGTAGCATTCGAGGATAATGCTGTTGTTATAGTGAACCCTGACGGAACGCCTAGAGGATCGGAAATAAGGGGGCCTATCGCCAAAGAAGCTGCTGAAAGGTTCCCTAGAATAGCCAACCTGGCTACACTCATAATTTAG
- the rplX gene encoding 50S ribosomal protein L24 produces the protein MARMTKSKQPRKQRKALYNAPLHLRQKQMTAILSRELREKFGVRDLPVHKGDRVRILRGGFGGVEGNVVKVNLSSYTINIDGVTRKKASGDQVFAPIHPSNVMIIKLNLDDEKRRAVLERRRHTEE, from the coding sequence ATGGCTAGAATGACTAAGAGTAAGCAACCGAGGAAACAGAGAAAGGCATTGTATAATGCTCCTTTGCATCTAAGGCAGAAGCAAATGACTGCTATCCTTTCCAGGGAACTGAGGGAGAAATTCGGTGTTAGAGATCTCCCAGTACATAAGGGTGATAGAGTAAGAATATTAAGAGGCGGATTTGGGGGAGTTGAAGGGAATGTCGTAAAAGTCAATCTCTCATCATACACTATCAACATAGATGGTGTGACCCGGAAGAAAGCTAGTGGAGACCAAGTATTCGCTCCTATACACCCGTCTAATGTGATGATCATCAAGTTAAACTTGGATGATGAAAAGAGAAGAGCTGTACTGGAAAGGAGAAGGCATACAGAAGAGTAA
- a CDS encoding 30S ribosomal protein S4e yields the protein MARMGGQRRLKALNTPAFWPILRKKYKWSVKPMPGPHPSQMSIPLLIVIRNILSLADNSREARKIISEGHIEVDGKIKKDYKYPIGFMDVIRIVDTDESYRFIPYPVKFFALQPVDKEESKYKLSLIRNKSTVNGGHIQLNLHDGRNLIIKVQDSRNPAEDNYKTLGTLKISLPGQEVLDYYPFETNSIAIVIGGRNIGRVGRIVEYKKGMRLYRGVVTIQDLYGKRFQTSMDYIFVIGKEKPEISLPEGAWK from the coding sequence ATGGCTAGAATGGGCGGACAAAGAAGGCTGAAGGCATTAAATACGCCTGCATTTTGGCCGATACTTAGGAAAAAGTATAAATGGTCTGTTAAGCCGATGCCAGGTCCTCATCCTTCTCAAATGAGTATTCCACTCCTCATAGTTATTAGAAACATTCTCAGCTTAGCTGATAATTCTAGAGAAGCTAGGAAAATAATTTCCGAAGGCCATATAGAAGTGGATGGAAAAATTAAGAAAGACTATAAGTACCCTATCGGATTTATGGATGTAATAAGAATTGTTGATACTGACGAATCTTATAGGTTCATCCCTTATCCTGTTAAGTTCTTTGCCCTTCAACCCGTAGATAAGGAGGAGAGTAAGTACAAACTATCCCTCATAAGGAATAAGAGTACAGTCAATGGAGGGCATATACAGTTAAACCTCCATGACGGGAGGAATCTTATCATAAAGGTGCAAGATTCTAGGAACCCGGCCGAGGATAATTATAAGACCCTGGGGACTCTTAAGATAAGTCTTCCCGGGCAGGAGGTCCTCGACTATTACCCGTTCGAGACGAACTCTATAGCAATAGTAATAGGTGGAAGGAACATAGGGAGAGTAGGCAGAATAGTAGAATATAAGAAAGGTATGAGGCTTTACCGTGGCGTAGTTACAATTCAAGATCTATATGGAAAGAGGTTCCAGACGAGCATGGATTACATATTCGTCATCGGGAAAGAGAAGCCTGAAATAAGCTTGCCGGAGGGTGCATGGAAGTGA
- a CDS encoding 50S ribosomal protein L5: MSKPKITKVTVNVSLGYSGERLQKVAEFLESYTGQKPVYRKAKRTIRAFGVRKGESIAVMVTLRKGKAIEFLDKALEAVTRKLKASSIDMHGNISFGIEEHISLPGVKYDPELGIIGMDVIITIEKPGYRITRRRENRKTHIPFRHRVKPEETMVLLSEMLNVQWV; this comes from the coding sequence ATGAGTAAACCTAAAATAACAAAAGTAACTGTGAATGTTAGTCTAGGTTATAGCGGAGAGCGACTTCAAAAAGTGGCTGAATTCTTAGAATCATATACGGGTCAAAAACCTGTTTACAGGAAGGCTAAGAGGACGATAAGAGCATTCGGAGTTAGGAAAGGCGAGAGTATAGCTGTCATGGTTACATTAAGGAAAGGTAAAGCTATAGAGTTCCTAGACAAGGCCCTTGAAGCGGTGACCAGGAAACTTAAAGCTTCAAGCATTGATATGCATGGGAATATATCATTCGGTATAGAAGAACACATATCCTTGCCAGGGGTCAAATACGACCCGGAGCTTGGTATAATAGGCATGGATGTTATAATAACGATAGAAAAACCCGGATACCGGATTACTAGGAGAAGAGAGAACAGGAAAACGCACATTCCTTTCCGCCATAGAGTAAAGCCGGAGGAAACCATGGTTCTTCTATCTGAGATGCTTAATGTACAATGGGTTTGA
- a CDS encoding 30S ribosomal protein S14, which produces MGKYRPPKPKIMGRGAQKCMRCGTRDAVIQKYGIYLCRQCFRELAPSLGFKKYS; this is translated from the coding sequence ATGGGTAAGTATAGACCTCCTAAGCCGAAAATTATGGGCCGTGGAGCTCAGAAATGCATGAGATGCGGAACTAGAGATGCTGTTATACAGAAATATGGCATTTACCTTTGTAGACAATGCTTCAGGGAGCTAGCACCCTCTTTAGGATTTAAGAAGTATAGCTGA
- a CDS encoding 30S ribosomal protein S8: MVMLDTLANTLTSIYNASVRNKKEVVIMPSSKLIAAVLKVMQKEGYIGEFEYIDDGRWGKFKVQLLGRINKTGVIKPRISVSYKDLQKMPVDLQKFLPSRDVGVLIVSTPHGVVSHKEAIEKRTGGVLLAYVY, encoded by the coding sequence ATGGTGATGCTTGACACATTAGCGAATACTTTGACATCCATATACAACGCGTCTGTTAGAAACAAGAAGGAAGTTGTAATAATGCCTTCGTCAAAGCTGATAGCGGCAGTACTGAAAGTTATGCAGAAAGAAGGCTACATAGGCGAATTCGAATACATAGATGATGGCAGGTGGGGTAAATTCAAAGTTCAATTACTAGGTAGAATAAACAAAACAGGTGTAATTAAACCCAGAATATCTGTAAGCTACAAAGATTTACAGAAGATGCCTGTTGACCTCCAGAAGTTCCTTCCAAGTAGGGATGTAGGTGTTCTCATAGTGTCTACTCCTCATGGAGTTGTAAGCCATAAGGAAGCTATAGAAAAGAGGACGGGTGGAGTTCTTCTAGCATACGTGTATTAA
- a CDS encoding 50S ribosomal protein L6, whose protein sequence is MVRDVHVLREAEIPERVNVTIEGLKIIVEGPKGKLERDFSHMKPLILKKESDKVVAEAYFANAKNRAKVGTVISHVKNMFIGVTKGYKYYLKIIFSHFPITVKVEGDKILINNFLGERSPRIARVMPGVKVSVKGEDVIVEGVDIEAVGQTAANIELATKVRRFDRRKFMDGVYIYKKKVVEE, encoded by the coding sequence ATGGTAAGGGATGTTCATGTACTGAGAGAGGCTGAAATTCCAGAGAGAGTCAATGTTACAATTGAAGGATTAAAAATCATTGTAGAAGGACCTAAAGGTAAGCTAGAGCGAGATTTTAGCCATATGAAGCCTTTGATCCTAAAGAAAGAAAGTGACAAAGTAGTAGCAGAAGCATACTTTGCAAACGCTAAGAATAGAGCTAAGGTTGGAACAGTAATATCTCACGTCAAAAACATGTTCATTGGAGTAACCAAGGGATATAAGTATTACTTGAAGATAATCTTCTCTCACTTTCCAATAACAGTAAAGGTTGAAGGAGACAAGATACTGATCAACAACTTCCTAGGTGAAAGATCTCCCAGAATTGCCAGGGTAATGCCGGGTGTTAAAGTGTCGGTTAAGGGAGAGGATGTTATTGTAGAAGGGGTAGATATCGAGGCAGTCGGCCAGACAGCTGCGAACATTGAACTAGCCACTAAAGTTAGAAGGTTTGATAGGAGAAAATTCATGGACGGCGTTTACATTTACAAGAAGAAGGTGGTTGAAGAATGA
- a CDS encoding 50S ribosomal protein L32e → MSGKGLNKIRNRIYGFRKRKIKFVRYLSWRFWGLGREESWRKPKGIDNKMRLQLKGYPPVVKIGYGSPKDIRGLHPSGLKPIIIKSLKDLENVDPEQDIVYIASSVGLRLKSKIIEAARKRGIRLANGGMMQ, encoded by the coding sequence ATGAGCGGTAAAGGCTTAAATAAAATACGGAATAGAATCTATGGGTTTAGAAAAAGGAAAATAAAGTTTGTCCGATACCTGTCATGGAGATTCTGGGGACTGGGAAGAGAAGAATCGTGGAGAAAGCCTAAAGGAATAGACAATAAAATGAGGCTCCAACTTAAAGGCTATCCACCCGTTGTAAAGATAGGCTATGGCAGTCCTAAGGATATACGGGGACTGCATCCTTCAGGGTTAAAGCCTATAATAATTAAATCCTTAAAGGATTTAGAAAATGTCGATCCTGAACAGGACATTGTTTATATAGCGTCTTCAGTCGGATTAAGATTAAAAAGTAAAATTATTGAAGCCGCGCGTAAACGAGGTATTAGACTAGCGAACGGAGGGATGATGCAATGA
- a CDS encoding 50S ribosomal protein L19e — translation MNYRLQKRLAAGVLGVGESRVWINPDPDVSDDIADAITREDIRGLVRQGLVNVKPKKGNSHSGWLERREKRRKGHRRGYGKRKGTKGARLDSKEDWINRIRKMRRYLRYLRDKEVIDRKAYRRLYRLAKGGMFSNLSSLKRYMRDHGIIREE, via the coding sequence ATGAATTATCGGTTGCAGAAGAGGCTTGCTGCTGGGGTTCTAGGTGTAGGGGAATCCAGAGTTTGGATAAACCCTGATCCCGACGTATCTGATGATATCGCAGATGCTATAACTAGAGAGGATATACGGGGTCTAGTAAGACAGGGTCTCGTAAATGTAAAACCAAAGAAAGGGAATAGCCATAGTGGATGGCTAGAAAGAAGAGAAAAGAGGAGAAAAGGGCATAGAAGAGGCTATGGTAAGAGAAAAGGTACAAAAGGTGCTCGCTTAGACTCCAAGGAAGACTGGATTAACAGGATCAGGAAAATGAGAAGGTATCTGAGATATCTTAGAGATAAGGAAGTAATCGACAGGAAGGCCTATAGAAGGCTCTATAGATTAGCGAAGGGAGGCATGTTCAGCAATCTGAGCAGTCTTAAGAGGTATATGAGGGATCATGGCATAATAAGAGAGGAGTAA
- a CDS encoding 50S ribosomal protein L18 — protein MGRGPRYKVPRRRRRGGKTNYKKRYVIIMSRKIRFVVRPSLKHVNIQIIQAKPVGDETIAAAHSMELAKKYGWKGGTSNTSAAYLTGFLAGLKALKAGVKEAILDIGFITPVPGGKVFAALKGALDAGLIISHGDKMIPSEDRIKGEHIASYASTLKEENPEKYERLFSHYLKNNLPPENLSSHFEEVLSKIKEDYEDVISTLNKEEVVKA, from the coding sequence ATGGGTAGAGGACCTAGATATAAAGTTCCTAGGAGAAGGAGAAGGGGAGGAAAAACTAACTATAAGAAGAGATATGTAATCATTATGTCGAGGAAAATACGGTTCGTTGTCAGGCCTTCTTTGAAGCATGTTAATATACAAATTATACAGGCTAAACCGGTAGGTGATGAGACTATAGCTGCAGCCCATAGTATGGAGCTAGCTAAGAAGTACGGGTGGAAAGGCGGTACATCTAATACGTCAGCTGCTTATCTCACAGGCTTCTTAGCCGGGCTTAAAGCTTTGAAGGCAGGAGTGAAGGAGGCCATTCTAGATATAGGTTTCATAACTCCTGTTCCTGGTGGGAAAGTTTTCGCAGCTCTTAAAGGGGCACTTGATGCGGGCCTCATTATTTCACATGGTGACAAAATGATACCTAGTGAAGATAGAATAAAGGGCGAGCATATAGCTAGTTATGCTTCAACTCTTAAAGAGGAGAACCCAGAGAAATATGAACGATTATTCTCTCATTATCTCAAAAATAATCTACCTCCAGAGAATCTATCTTCCCATTTCGAGGAGGTATTGTCTAAGATAAAAGAGGACTATGAAGACGTTATATCTACCCTAAACAAGGAAGAGGTGGTTAAGGCTTGA
- a CDS encoding 30S ribosomal protein S5 codes for MVKEGMITSIEEIFARNMPILEPEIVDVLLPSLKHEVLDVRIVQKMTDAGRVTKFRATVVVGNEDGFVGIGKGKARQLRQAIEKAIVNAKLNITPVRRGCGSWECTCGEAHSVPYTVRGKSGSVEAVLKPAPKGTGLVIGDAAKVVLRLAGIKDVWSQTKGETRTTYNFARATYNALRNTYYFVTPVDWLKASKM; via the coding sequence ATGGTCAAGGAAGGCATGATAACTAGCATAGAAGAAATATTTGCTAGAAACATGCCTATTTTAGAGCCGGAAATAGTAGATGTACTGCTTCCTAGTTTAAAGCATGAGGTTTTGGACGTTAGAATAGTCCAAAAAATGACGGACGCTGGGAGAGTAACTAAGTTTAGGGCAACCGTAGTTGTAGGAAACGAGGATGGATTCGTAGGTATAGGGAAAGGAAAAGCCAGACAGCTACGTCAGGCTATAGAGAAGGCCATAGTTAATGCGAAGCTAAATATAACACCTGTTAGGAGGGGGTGTGGAAGCTGGGAGTGTACTTGCGGAGAAGCACATTCAGTACCTTATACTGTTAGAGGAAAGAGTGGCAGTGTGGAAGCTGTACTAAAACCTGCTCCGAAAGGTACAGGATTAGTTATTGGTGATGCCGCCAAGGTGGTTCTAAGACTAGCGGGTATAAAGGATGTTTGGAGTCAGACTAAAGGAGAAACTAGAACAACCTATAACTTTGCCCGTGCAACGTACAATGCATTGAGGAACACTTACTACTTTGTGACTCCAGTAGATTGGCTGAAAGCTTCGAAGATGTAG
- a CDS encoding 50S ribosomal protein L30, producing the protein MSSGQKLFLVIRIRGTVGLRPGVRYTLDLLRLRRKFTATLYHSSLNGLRDMLRKVEYWTTYGEIDKETLVQLLEERGRVAGDKPLTSEWVKENLGLNGIEELADKLLSGELHYHKLEKNGVKPFFKLHPPRKGFEKTIKRHYHDEGELGYRASDINGLLKRMI; encoded by the coding sequence ATGAGTAGCGGCCAAAAACTTTTCCTAGTTATCAGGATTAGAGGGACAGTGGGTTTACGTCCAGGAGTTAGGTATACACTCGATCTTCTTAGACTGAGAAGAAAATTCACTGCAACACTATATCATTCGAGTCTTAACGGGCTTAGAGACATGTTGAGAAAAGTCGAGTACTGGACGACTTACGGGGAAATTGACAAGGAAACACTAGTTCAGCTTCTAGAAGAGAGAGGTAGAGTAGCTGGAGACAAGCCGCTTACAAGCGAATGGGTAAAGGAGAATCTAGGTTTAAACGGCATAGAAGAACTAGCTGATAAACTGTTAAGCGGAGAACTTCATTACCACAAACTTGAGAAGAATGGAGTGAAACCCTTCTTTAAACTGCATCCTCCCCGTAAAGGATTCGAAAAAACTATAAAGCGACACTATCATGATGAAGGAGAACTAGGTTATAGAGCTTCCGATATAAATGGCCTACTGAAAAGGATGATCTAG
- a CDS encoding 50S ribosomal protein L15 encodes MVVRRRRKVRKLRGRTRSMSWGRVGQHRGPGSHGGHGAAGMHKHRWMWTIKHAPTWFGKHGFNKPFIRDYNVKIVNVGELDESIDFLVKRGLAKKEENSYKIDLENLGAQKLGGRGKVTKKIVITVKNATELAVKKIESLGGKVITRESD; translated from the coding sequence ATGGTCGTACGTAGAAGAAGGAAGGTAAGGAAACTAAGGGGGAGGACGAGGTCAATGAGTTGGGGTAGAGTAGGACAACATAGAGGTCCAGGATCCCATGGAGGACATGGTGCCGCTGGAATGCACAAACATCGTTGGATGTGGACCATAAAACACGCACCGACATGGTTCGGGAAACACGGGTTCAACAAACCCTTCATACGAGATTATAATGTCAAAATAGTTAACGTAGGGGAACTAGACGAGAGTATAGACTTCCTAGTAAAACGAGGGCTAGCTAAAAAAGAAGAGAATTCCTATAAAATAGACTTAGAAAACCTTGGTGCACAGAAACTCGGGGGCAGAGGTAAAGTCACCAAAAAAATAGTAATCACAGTTAAAAATGCAACAGAACTCGCTGTCAAGAAAATTGAATCCTTAGGCGGTAAAGTCATAACGCGAGAAAGCGATTAG
- a CDS encoding methionine synthase — protein sequence MYEVPKYFPTTIVGSYPKIPPAEDLIRKRKKCSITEEEFHELVKPSIKAVMDDYLHAGVDILSDGEQAREDMVAYFAERLNGYKGGEWVRIFDSVYFRKPVIVGEIEYIKPMAVMDWVYASSVSMRRPVKAILTGPYTMADWSFDLFYGDRRELVIALAKVIRREVEEFLKKGAKYVQIDEPALSTRPLKEEVDVVNEALHIIFDGIKAKKIVHICFGKIERILEYLLDFPIDQFDFEFKNSNFRLLPYLVEYEIDKELGYGVIDVHSTRVEEVQEIFNDIEKLVKTGIIGPEKIYVDPDCGLKRLPRGIAVAKLENMVKAAKLAREKLV from the coding sequence ATGTATGAAGTCCCCAAATATTTTCCCACAACTATTGTAGGTAGCTACCCCAAGATCCCTCCAGCGGAGGATCTGATAAGAAAAAGGAAGAAATGCTCGATCACTGAAGAAGAGTTCCATGAACTAGTGAAACCGTCTATTAAAGCTGTCATGGACGATTACCTACATGCTGGTGTGGATATTCTGAGCGATGGAGAGCAAGCTAGAGAAGATATGGTTGCATACTTTGCAGAACGGCTCAATGGTTATAAGGGTGGTGAATGGGTTAGAATATTTGATAGTGTATACTTTAGAAAACCGGTCATTGTTGGAGAAATAGAGTATATCAAACCGATGGCTGTTATGGACTGGGTATACGCTTCATCGGTATCTATGAGGAGGCCTGTTAAAGCAATACTGACAGGCCCTTATACTATGGCAGATTGGAGTTTTGATTTATTCTACGGAGACCGGAGAGAATTAGTCATTGCATTAGCTAAGGTTATTCGCAGGGAAGTAGAGGAATTCCTGAAGAAAGGTGCTAAATATGTTCAAATCGACGAACCTGCACTCTCTACAAGACCACTCAAAGAAGAAGTTGATGTAGTGAACGAAGCTTTACACATAATATTCGATGGGATCAAGGCAAAGAAAATAGTCCATATATGCTTCGGTAAAATAGAGAGAATTCTCGAGTATTTATTAGACTTCCCGATAGACCAGTTCGACTTCGAGTTCAAAAACAGTAATTTCAGGCTTCTACCATACCTAGTAGAGTATGAAATTGATAAAGAGTTAGGATACGGAGTCATTGATGTTCACTCAACAAGAGTAGAGGAGGTACAAGAAATCTTCAATGACATTGAAAAATTAGTTAAAACCGGAATAATTGGACCAGAAAAAATCTATGTTGATCCTGACTGTGGATTAAAGAGACTGCCCCGGGGAATAGCCGTTGCAAAACTGGAGAATATGGTTAAGGCTGCTAAGCTAGCTAGAGAAAAACTTGTTTAG
- a CDS encoding preprotein translocase subunit Sec61beta translates to MPAKKRGKSKSKKMSGPMTGAGLISFYEEYEGQVKMSPTSLVLLSIGFTIIVLIARALI, encoded by the coding sequence GTGCCGGCTAAGAAGAGGGGTAAGTCGAAGTCTAAGAAAATGTCTGGGCCCATGACAGGAGCTGGCCTTATATCTTTCTATGAAGAGTATGAGGGGCAAGTGAAAATGAGCCCAACATCTTTGGTATTGCTGTCAATAGGTTTTACTATAATAGTTCTAATAGCTAGAGCCCTTATCTAA
- a CDS encoding nucleotide pyrophosphohydrolase: MQIREAQDFIKEKYFGKDSLRGLFKSFTWLVEEVGKLGEALLKGSYKDIQGEIADVMAWTLSLANLVGLDAEKAFKEKYGLN, encoded by the coding sequence ATGCAGATTAGAGAAGCACAAGATTTTATCAAAGAGAAATATTTTGGCAAAGACTCGCTGAGAGGCCTTTTCAAATCTTTTACCTGGCTTGTAGAAGAAGTGGGGAAACTTGGTGAGGCTTTGCTTAAAGGGTCTTATAAGGATATACAGGGAGAAATCGCTGATGTTATGGCATGGACTCTTTCTCTTGCAAACTTAGTAGGGCTAGATGCTGAGAAAGCTTTTAAAGAAAAATATGGTTTAAACTGA